Sequence from the Salvelinus alpinus chromosome 35, SLU_Salpinus.1, whole genome shotgun sequence genome:
catataactagacccactgttattatttaaacgtttgtgatcattaatttcaatgattttggataaaaaatgatttttagatgatgttgctatcattagataatttacagtttcccatagactataaggctatatataaaatgatagaatattagggccacagaggggaaaaaaacacaagtcataatattgtaaccagttgttttaaaggaggacagttgttaaaatgacagatgtggggcatttcgtgaaattgtacttcagtatggtttcataaacaaagacatgctgatgtgccagaatattaagtatcacattgtcataagtatcaaaactgtaaaaacaatatgtagcttttctgcagaaagaaccagcctcataaatttatgactttatcctttttcttcagtgtggccctagtactctgtcatataaacaaatacacattccatatgaatataaaaacacaatgtgtaacattatgttcctttattgaataaggacaaaacaaagcaggtaaaccatcagctcctttcgaaactgaagtcacagtgactctacaagatggaaagcacagaatccaagcatattatacaaaatgatacatacacattcaaaggtctgtatataacacaccctgcatgtctgcacactaaaataaatgcaggacaaatccatacacatcaactgaacagacaaatgaatggatgcagtagcctccctgcagccttgtattacacacagtataccgcacaaacatcataagaggccaaattcgtcaaaaaacgaacccaaaaaaaaccaaattcctctgccaccgcaggacatttaaccaaaattgaaagcacacatactaactaaaataattcaacacatattggtccctcagcagccgaccactgtcatcatcagggaagattgccggattgtcccagtccatggctggtggcactctgggggccctctccttcctcaggcaggccacattgtggaggacagcacaagccacagtaatatcacatgccctaacagggctgacccttaatttgtgaaggcagtgaaagcgtgccttcaggaggccaaaggtcatttcaactctggccctggtcctggcatgggcatggttgtaggcctgctgtgcttcctgggggtctgtgaaaggtgtcaggagaaaaggctggcagccataccccctgtctcccagcaacacaccagagaattcacctgtcaacacaaaatctcatcattactacctcataaacacagtgatattcttgacacagccatgatggttataaataggggttgtgtggcttaccttgtgataggcactgatagatttcagaggcccgaaagattctggagtcatggactgagccaggccattttgccacaacattgctgatcacacagtcagcattgcagaccatctgaaatcataagatgaggaatattacaccaatcaatgcacatcactggcaatgcagagtgttcgtcaatggacaatatcaaaaagttatgttcacctgaacattaatgctgtgaaaggatttcctattcacaaaatcggcctcatgggcacctgagggggcttttatccttatgtgtgtgcagtccactgcaccaatgacattggggaaacctgtcacacaaagtaatgagtatcctactatgtgttaacagttgtcctgtaatttgtagatcctcttacctgcaatcctatagaactcctctttgatgtcacagagtcttctgtggccagggaaggagatgaagacatctgctaatgctttgatagccagacacacactccttattgtgcggcaaattgtggccttgttcagctgttctgcatcccccactgagtacaggaaggctccactagcaaaaaagcgcaaggccacacaaaccatttgctccacactcagtgcatggctccgtgcagtgcggtgcttaatcctgggacccagtagtctgcatagatacctgatgccatctgcagaaaacctgtatctttcatatagatggtcatcagggaaggccagtgggtccaaccggtccctgaagaccctttctcgcctgaaggctctcctcagcacaagtgcttcttcatccaccacatctcgcacgaatgggcatgccattgtcagagcagaaaggaacacacaattttgggccttcatataggctagtggccacacctggtgctgggggggtgggcaaaagagggcgatgccttataacgatgacttggttgtactgattgctgggaaaataaaaaaaaccttagaaagatgccaccgtcctgtgtgctcacaataagagctcatatgtcatggctcacttgactttacgagaatatacctaatttttattttgagctgtgtcatcttcttggagctgggggaggaaagaaaaataatgattaatacatttgtgttacagttagcatacagtgtacattgaaggcatatctcacctccctctcaagttttttatttcaaggtccagtttcctaattgtcctcttttttatttcggactccagtgcaagattttccatctttttcttcttgtactgaatgtctatgtctgccagttctatttggcgccggaggtggttgccatacaactttctgatagcttgtgagctctgtgaacacaatacaattagcgcagctggaatttggcaggatgtggtgtccttttattaatacgcactatgttgccaggctggttttcccactgtatagcatctgggtcctgtaaaagaaattagattttttgattttgatgaggactcctcaccattgtagagtaaatagtactttcacagtcttaacatgatacctcatgccttctggaatccagagagatggtctcctcctcatcatcgtctccatcatgtgctgttgctgctgcactggggccttcaccctatcacatttaatcggattcatattgaagctagtagacaagacatgccaggcctacagtatgcctttgatggagtactcactggatcagcatcgtctggtgcttgtgctggtggctctaacaggaacacagtgctgccagacactgcaaggcaataggtaaaccaaagtcagacagtccaaattgattcaatatgaatgtggttgtatcccatgtagagatggaaggacataccttgaatgaagcgggtggcatcttgggaggaacctatgctcgtctctttccccccagggatcccctctaagacgggcctgcctttatttagctccaaggccatgtcctctgctggggtaaggtcagcctttggtgacccaccacccgtgccttgtctgtgggtattctttttcactgctaaaacagtacagacaatgtgtgagcaggcaccttctgggtacaatatatgcttgtgctttgttaaatattagtcagggaccataccattctgcagaatgttcttgtatttgattttgacctgctgccatgtccgttttggcccgttcatgtttaatctacacacacacacacatttaatggagtcacactgcaaaaaattacttggtatttttgtcttgttttcagtaaaaatatcaaaaaatgtatcatagctttatacagtgtgatggagttactttacacaatttcactcatatctgcagtgcatttcaattaaaaatttaaccgtttcataattacagtacaactgcatttttggagatgtgaattaaatatttgaattgtaattgtgatgtttcagcggagcggtgagtgtgtaattgtgcactacttacgcattcaggcggtctgcaatactttgccacgctttttctctttgctttatcactgtggcggtgttgcctttcttcttaattatatcttttacctcctcgtatgcctccatgaggatttgtgcttccgacggggaaaagtacgcggctctagttgccatggtaaatcagttaatctgtgatctgtggcggggtctatttgagtgagccgtgagcgcgcacctatccaggattggtttcacctggcttaatgaatccgtgtctgctcatcctggcttggtctttgtgcaaccaattaagcctggacgcacatgttttggcttcattgagctcagctgagtcatttatcccggatgtcttaattctacttttgtgcaacaggcccctggtgtcTCAGGTCTGAATTAGTTCCTTATTAGAAGATGAAAAACAAAAACGTTTCAGCTCTCCAGGACTGACGTTGAACAGCCCTGCTGTTATCAGGGTTGTGTAGAAAGCCTAAAATCACAGCTGCTATCAACTAGTTTACTGTTCCCTTTGCCCCTCATACCAGGCCTTCAATCATGGATATGGGATCAATAGAGGCGCAGTATTTGGAGACCACAACTGGGACTTTCCCAGTCTAATTCATACTCCTTCCTTCACACATCCATTCAAAATCGATTTAAAACGCCTTCAGAAGACTTAGTTTCAGCTCAACACCTACACAACATGAGGTTTACTTTCATGAATAGTCAGTGTTGGAGATTCCCAGGTTCATTGTATTGATAATCTCTGAACCACAGGATTGCTCCTCATTTGTGGTGTTCCACAAATGTTGAAAGTTGTAATTGTAGCTGGAGGTGTACTCGTGAAAATCATGGGGCATTAAATCAGCTCTGACTCACCTGGAGCAAGTGTAACCAATGTGTCAACCTTGCTTAACAGCCGATAGTAAATCTAATGGTCTTTTTACATAAATATGCAGAATGCTTAGCAAGCATCCATCTTGGCCGCTAGTTTTTGTAAACGTTGTTAGTGGCGCTAATCATTTAGATGTTATTTTTAATTGGGCCAAAGCAACAGGTTGGTAGTTTCATCCAGTTGTTAAGaccttcacaaacttttacagatgcaccattgagagcatcacgTTGGGCTGTATCACCTTCTGGTGCAGCAACGGCACCGTCCGCAACAGGGCTCTCCAAAGGGTGGTGCgctctgcccaacacatcaccgggggcacactgcctgccctccaggacatctacagcacccaatgtcataggaagtccaaaaagatcatcaaggacctccgccacctgagccactgcctgttcaccccgctatcatccagaaggcgaggtcagtacaggtgtatcaaatctgggactgagagactaaaaacagcttctatctgaaggccatcagactgctaaatagccatcactagccagcctccacccagtactctGCCCTGAagttagtcactgttactagccggctaccacccggttattcAACCTTGCACATTgaaggctgctgccctatgtacatagacattgcacactttaataatgtttacagaaTTTATATTTTCCCCGAACGAACTGCGACCCAAATAGTGATCCACAGTGACAATAACATATGTTCTTCACTTAGTGTTAATTAATTCATTTGAAATGGTGTACGCATGTCAAGTTTCACTCCATGAGGGGAAATTCCATATACAGTGAAGGGGTTAAACCAAGGCCTCATACCTTTTAAAGGGTTAGTAAATTGTGTTATGATAAACTAAGGTCTCCTCTTCAggagacctctgtgtgtgtgtttacacctGTTTTGAGTGTTGTGCCCTTCAGACACTATCAGAAGGCGAAAACCGCCTACGCTCAGACTCCTCCTGTCTGGGCCCCACCAACCGGTTCTGAGAATACGACTGGTTTTCTAAGAACACAAGGCTGCcgcaggcctgatggaaacagccaCCTGTCAGAAGATGCTTGGACTCGTTCACCTTGTTATGACCCTATATTTGTGATGAAAGGTCAAGTTTCGGTCAAACCCACTTCTGAGCTTTTAATTGTTGACAATATGGTTGCTGCTGTCAGGGGGAGGTTAgatttattaaaatgttgttgCCAGGGAAACACACGCAAGGAGGACTGGAGAGGCTATATGAGTTACAGGATGTCTTAGACATTTTGCAGAACCTGGGGAGAGATATCATATGCTGTACTCTGTACCAACTTCTGCCTACAattgtattacatttacattacatttaagtcatttagcagacgctcttatccagagcgacttacaagttggtgcattcaccttatgatatccagtggaacaaccactttacaatagtgcatctaactcttttaagggggggggggggggttagaaggattactttatcctatcctaggtattccttaaagaggtggggtttcaggtgtttccggaaggtggtgattgactccgctgacctggcgtcgtgggggagtttgttccaccattggggtgccagagcagcgaacagttttgactgggctgagcgggagctgtacttcctcagaggtagggaggcgagcaggccagaggtggatgaacgcagtgcccttgtttgggtgtagggcctgatcagagcctgaaggtacggaggtgccgttcccctcacagctccgtaggcaagcaccatggtcttgtagcggatgcgagcttcaactggaagccagtggagagagcggaggagcggggtgacgtgagagaacttgggaaggttgaacaccagacgggctgcggcgttctggatgagttgtaggggtttaatggcacaggcagggagcccagccaacagcgagttgcagtaatccagacgggagatgacaagtgcctggattaggacctgcgccgcttcctgtgtgaggcagggtcgtactctgcgaatgttgtagagcatgaacctacaggaacgggtcaccgccttgatgttagttgagaacgacagggtgttgtccaggatcacgccaaggttcttagcactctgggaggaggacacaatggagttgtcaaccgtgatggcgagatcatggaacgggcagtccttccccgggaggaagagcagctccgtcttgccgaggttcagcttgaggtggtgatccgtcatccacactgatatgtctgccagacatgcagagatgcgattcgccacctggttatcagaagggggaaaggagaagattaattgtgtgtcgtctgcatagcaatgataggagagaccatgtgaggatatgacagagccaagtgacttggtgtatagcgagaataggagagggcctagaacagagccctgggggacaccagtggtgagagcacgtggtgcggagacagattctcgccacgccacctggtaggagcgacctgtcaggtaggacgcaatccaagcgtgggccgcgccggagatgcccaactcggagagggtggagaggaggatctgatggttcacagtatcaaaggcagccgataggtctagaaggatgagagcataggagagagagttagctttagcagtgcggagcgcctccgtgacacagagaagagcagtctcagttgaatgactagtcttgaaacctgactgatttggatcaagaaggtcattctgagagagatagcaggagagctggccaaggacggcacgttcaagagttttggagagaaaagaaagaagggctactggtctgtagttgttgacatcggagggatcgagtgtaggttttcagaaggggtgcaactctcgctctcttgaaggcggaagggacgtagccagcggtcaaggatgagttgatgagcgaggtgaggtaagggagaaggtctccggaaatggtctggagaagagaggaggggatagggtcaagcgggcaggttgttgggcggccggccgtcacaagacgcaagatttcatctggagagagagaggagaaagaggtcaaagcacagggtagggcagtgtgagcagaaccagcggtgttgtttgacttagcaaacgaggatcgg
This genomic interval carries:
- the LOC139563966 gene encoding myb/SANT-like DNA-binding domain-containing protein 4, which gives rise to MATRAAYFSPSEAQILMEAYEEVKDIIKKKGNTATVIKQREKAWQSIADRLNALNMNGPKRTWQQVKIKYKNILQNAVKKNTHRQGTGGGSPKADLTPAEDMALELNKGRPVLEGIPGGKETSIGSSQDATRFIQVSGSTVFLLEPPAQAPDDADPGEGPSAAATAHDGDDDEEETISLDSRRHEDPDAIQWENQPGNISSQAIRKLYGNHLRRQIELADIDIQYKKKKMENLALESEIKKRTIRKLDLEIKNLRGSSKKMTQLKIKISNQYNQVIVIRHRPLLPTPPAPGVATSLYEGPKLCVPFCSDNGMPIRARCGG